AATGCGAAAGATAGGCGAAGTAGTTGAAGATGGGGTAGCCGTAGCCGTGCGCCAGATCGGGCGCCCAGCGCGGGAAGAAGACCCCGGCCCGGACGAGGCGATCAAGCTGGAAGGCGCGGTAGAGGTGTGAAAGCGAATCGTTGCTTCGGGGAATGTCGCCGCCCCAGTAAGGCAGGGTGGCGGGCAGGCAAAGAAGCAGGATGAAAAGGAACGGCCACCAGCGGCGCATGCGGCGATTATACCTTGCCAATACATCTCGCCTCTTTCACTCCGACGACTCCAAATTGCCGTTGCGCGGCAAGGCGGGCAACCACGGGGCCAGGCCACAGGCCATATTCGTCTGGATGAAGGGTTGGTAAGGTTTGCCGGTGCGGCCACTGATGGCCGGCCCCCACCAGGTTGCCACCCGGAAGCCGCCGGTGAGGCGCACCGAGACGCACACTTTGGCCAGGTGACCGGGCTTCGAGGCCAGGGCCACCTGCGGCAACCAGAGTTGATTGAGGAGGACGCCGCCGGCCAGGGCCAGGCAAAAGGCCAGGGGAAGCAGGGTGGCGGCCAGAACGTAGCCGGCTTTGTTGGGGCGTCTCTCAGTCATTTCGTCATCATTCTACACACGAGCCGGTCACGAGCCGTTCAGACACCAAGTGTCTGAAAACTGATGATATAATCCCCGCCCCGCAACTGTCACAAATCGTGGCTGAGTTGCATTAACTCATATCGGGGCCAGAGCCGCGCGGCGGCCCCACGCACTTTAACAACCGAATAGACATCACTGCACCTTCGTTGGAACCAAGCTTTGCTCCAAGAAAGGACCACGCCGATGAGATCATATCTGCCGTCCGACGAAGCCCTGGTGAAGCGGCTCCTGCCGGACGTTAACCCCGACCCGCAAGATCGCACTCACGCCTGGAACGAGTGGCACGCCTGCGTCGGCAACGAATCAGTGCTCAAGTTCATTCGCGCCAGGAACGACACCGCCGAGCCTGACGAGGATATTTTACAGGACGCGCTGATCACTGCCTACCTCGAAGTGGAACGCGGGCGCTACGAATATCGCGAGGGCATCCCGTTCACCGCCTACGTCAAAGGCATTGCCTGGAACAAGATTCGTGAGGCCCGGCGGCGTACTTACAGACCTCACAGGTTTTTTGAGACCGGTGAGGTCCCGGAAGAATACCTGCCCGCTGACTCGGATCAGCGCCAGCTTGAAGACGTGTTCGAGCGCGCTCAGGAGCATGAAGCTCTGCAACACGGGCTGGCTCAACTGCCGGCCAGCAGGCGGCAAGTGCTGGAGCGATACATTCAGGGCGAGCGCATGGCCGAGATTGCAGAAGCACTGGAGATTACCGAAGAGCTGGCGCGGCAACACAAGCGCCGCGCTTTGGTGAGCTTGCAGAACATTTTAGGTTAGCTTGTTGGCCCCCGCCCCTTCCCTCCCCCGCTGAAAAGCACTAGCAGGGGAGGGAAGGGGCGGGCTTCGGCGTTCATCTCATCAATAACCACAAGGGCATAAGGCGACAGCTTTCTGCCTTTGTGGTTGGTGAGATGAAACTCAATCGCATTTTATTTATATAGAGACTCTGTCTTTAGCGCCCCGGGTTTCTGCGGAATTTGAGGCGAGGGCTTATCTTTCTTGGAGCAAACAGCAATTGATGTCCATTCGGTTGGGAGCAAAACACAAGCCCGGTTTTTAGCCGGGCTTGTGCCGTTAAAAAGACTTCCGAAGTCTCGCTCACTTCGTTCCGTCCCTTCGGGGGGTGCTTTGAGGACTTCGGAAGTCTGCTTTGTTCAGCGCGCCCGCCCCGGCCCGTGCAGGGCTTTGCCGTAGCGCCCCACCAGCACTGCGCACATGCCGCCGCGCTGGGCCACGTTCACCACTTGCTTCTGTGAGGCCCGGCCCAGCACGGCCACGCCGTACTTGGTCGGCGCAAAGCCCATCACCGTGTAAAACGGCTCGACGTGAACCGAACTGTCGGCGGCCACTACCGGAAATTCGTTGACGCTGATCCGGGCCAGCCGCTGGGCCACCCAGTCTTCGTCGCTATGAAGCGCCGACTGAATGGCGGCCTCCCAGTCGCTCTCTTCCATCAGCGGGCCAAGCAGAATGCGGTCGCCGCCGTACGAGCGGTTGGGCTTCATCACTAGAATATCCTGATTCTTGCGCATGAACTCCAACAGATCAATCGGGTCGCCGTCGGGGTCGGTGGTGCGGCGGTCTTTGACGACTCGAGTCCACATCACGTGGCGCTTGAAGTAGCGGCGGTCGTCGGCGGTGAAATACTTTTCGGTGAAGCGCGGGTCGGTGAGAATCTCCCAGGTGGACTTGTGATCGAAGTCGCCGGCCAGCGACGAGACGATGCGGTTTTCGCGAAAGAGAATCTTCATCGGGCGGATGTCGAGGCCCTCTTCTTTTTCCATGTAGAGCAGGTCGCGCATTTCGTAATCGCGATAGCCCACGTCCACCTTCGTGTCTTCGTGCCACACTTCGCCGCCGCGCACGTAGAGTTCCGACGGGTCGGCGTGGACGACGTTGAGGCCGCGCGTCTCGCGGTAATATTCCATCAATGGTTCAAGCTCAATCGGCCCGTCGCCCGAATACTTGGGGTCAATAAAACAAATGGCGCCCTCGGGCCGGCCAATGTATTCAAGATGGTCAAGCATTTCCTGAATAAACATCTCGCGCAGGTCGAGGCCGGGTTCCAGGTGCAGGTCGGGGGCCAGTTCCTGCAAGGTGGGTAAAACAGTGTCGGCCAGCACCTGTTCACAGTTGGGGACAAGATGAATCCCGCCCACCCCCGACAGATTCGGCTCGACAAAATTGAGCGAGTCTTTCCACATCGGGCTGGTGAAGTCCACCATCGCATCCAGCCGCCCAAAGACCGGGTTGTTCTCGCGATGGCTCTGGTGCCAGCAGTCCCATAAGAACTTTTCTTCGTCGGGCTGGAGTGGCACCACTTCGCGGATGGCGAAATCCTGGATATAAAGGTCGGGCAGGCGCTTGAGGGCGTTGACAATGGCCAGCGAGACGACGTGAAAGTAGGCGACCTGGTCGGGCATGACGGCCAGCGGGCGCAAGAGAATGTTGATCACATCCTCTTTGCCGTCGCGCACGTAAATCAATTGGTGGTTGCGGGCTTCCTGCGGGACACGTTGCGCCAGGTCTTTCAATTTTTCGGGCGGCAGGCTGTAAAACAATTGGCGCACGCGGCTGTCGAGGCTGAGGCCTTTGAGGCCACGTTCGTCGGCGAGGGTGAGGGGAGCGGTCATGTCGGCCTCCTGTCCGGCGGTTTGCGGACGATAATTATCTGCTTTGACGGCGTCGTCGGCGGTGCTAGAATAACGAGAGTTTAGCCCCACTTCTCAAGGAAGGCAACCATGTCCGATTTGCAGGAATTGACTTGCACGCATTGCGGCGCGGCGCTCACCGGGGAAGCCGCCATTCCAGGGGAAACCATTGTCTGCCACCACTGCGGCACGCCCTTTCGCGTGCCCGAGGCCAGACAAATCGGCGGCATTACTTTGGAAGAAGGGAGTCGCCTTGTTGTTGACGACGGCAATGTTGTCGGCGGGAACATGATCGTCGGCGGCAAGGTAACGCATTCTGAGACCGGACAACCCGACGAGGCCAACAAGACCGGCGGCGGAATCTATATTGGCCGCGGAGCGCAGATCACGATCATGAAGGGCGATGTTGTAGGCGGAGACATGATCGCGACAACCGGGAATATTTTTTCAGCGGGCAAAGGCTCTGTTGTTGCCATCGGCGGCGAAACCGCCGTGTCTGCCGGGCCTGCCACGCCGCCGGACTTGCCCACGCCAACCGCTCCTCTCATCACCACTCCCGTCCCACCTCCACCCTCAGAAAATCTCTTCCAACGATGGTGGCGACGGCTATTCAAATAGCACTCAACTTTTTTGGAGGTATCACAATGAATTTTCTTGACCTCGATCTAAAAATTGAACTGCGCGGCCCGAACGGCTACCCGGTGGCCGCCGACTCCAGCCTCGGGCAGGCCCGAGGTCTGTGTCCCCTCGACCCGGCCAGCCCGGAACTGGCAAAAGCAATTGAGGCGATTGCCGGCGAAGAGTTGATCGGGCGCGGCCTGGCCGAGTTCGGCCAGCAATTGGGGGACGCGCTGATCAACGGCGAAGTCAGAGAACTATTCAACAGTTTAGTCGGCGCGGCCCAGGCGCAGACCAAAACCGGAACCAAGACCGGCGTGCGCCTGCAACTCCGACTCGTGCCGGACGAGTTGAACGTTTTGCCGTGGGAACTGGCCCGCCTGAGCGCCGACGAAGATCCGCTCTCCATCTCATCTCAGAACGCCATCACCCGCTATCTGGAAATGAAAGTGCCGGAGCGCGACCTGACGACCGCCAAGCCGCTTCGGATGTTGGGCATCATCCCGCAAGGCTCAGGGCTGAACGTGGACAAAGAGAAAGAGGCGCTCGACACCGCCGTGGCCGGGCTGGGCGAGTCTCTGCAACTCACCTGGCTGGAGGGCGCAGTGACGACAGACCGGGTGCGCGACGCGCTGGGCGAGGCCGACTATCACATCATCCACTTCATCGGCCACGGCAACTTCAAGAACGACATCGCCAGCCTGCAAATGAACGACGAGTACGGCGACGAGTATCCGGTTCGGGCCGAAACGTTTTCCGGGTTCTTCCGCAACCGCGAGAGCGTGCGGCTGGTGGTGCTCAACGCCTGCCGGGGCGCGGCCCGCTCGTCGGCCAAGGCGCTGGCCGGTGTTGCGCCGCAGGTGGCCAAGAAGGG
The Chloroflexota bacterium DNA segment above includes these coding regions:
- a CDS encoding sigma-70 family RNA polymerase sigma factor; amino-acid sequence: MRSYLPSDEALVKRLLPDVNPDPQDRTHAWNEWHACVGNESVLKFIRARNDTAEPDEDILQDALITAYLEVERGRYEYREGIPFTAYVKGIAWNKIREARRRTYRPHRFFETGEVPEEYLPADSDQRQLEDVFERAQEHEALQHGLAQLPASRRQVLERYIQGERMAEIAEALEITEELARQHKRRALVSLQNILG
- a CDS encoding CHAT domain-containing protein; the encoded protein is MNFLDLDLKIELRGPNGYPVAADSSLGQARGLCPLDPASPELAKAIEAIAGEELIGRGLAEFGQQLGDALINGEVRELFNSLVGAAQAQTKTGTKTGVRLQLRLVPDELNVLPWELARLSADEDPLSISSQNAITRYLEMKVPERDLTTAKPLRMLGIIPQGSGLNVDKEKEALDTAVAGLGESLQLTWLEGAVTTDRVRDALGEADYHIIHFIGHGNFKNDIASLQMNDEYGDEYPVRAETFSGFFRNRESVRLVVLNACRGAARSSAKALAGVAPQVAKKGVPAVLAMQWDFNDRMATQFGKAFYRSLCIGPEAGEVDTAVARGRGILYDEYPDSRGFATPVLFFRSDTGRLWKDAEAEAEEKKQAEAKATPQVVHNVTNISEGGVTITGNISGFQGDITGGKKITTGDNSNLVMAGDNANVNIGKADPLAATNLLTELINWKVQMNLKTGALGLSAGDNKDLQNQIAKVYEEAAKGQKADPGRLEKLINMLGVIAPDMFDEAVTKLAEKISGAGLTLTKVGDKAKVERG